The DNA segment TGACCGTTTGCCCGCTCCTGGTGAACTTCCACGTGTGCCTGCCTTGGACGGCGACGTCGGGTTCCTTGCTTTTGCCTTCCACGACGGCGAATCCGTGTTTCTGGACACGGTCGAGCAGCCATTGCGTCTGCTGGGCGACGGTGACGTGGCCGAAACGCTGCGATCGGCTCGCTGTTTCGGATCTTCGGCGGGACTGAGCAGGATTGGCGGTGAGCCGGAACGTCCAGCGTTGCCCCGGCGCGAGGCGAGTCAGTAAAGGATCGTAGTCGCGAGTTTCCCATTCTCGGATGCGCGGCCAGCCGGTTTCCTCGACGAGGTGGGTGAGGTCGGGGCGATGAGGACTGACCATGTACAGCAGCGTCTGATGAGGACGACTGTCCAATCTCCATAGAATTCGTCCGTCCTCAGCAGACTGGGTCAGTTCGCTGGGAAACGACGACAACACGGCGGCATGCAACCGCTGAGGTGAGGAAAGCAACCAACGGGTGCCGCGGCGAGCGGTGTTGAATTCGTATCGAGTGAGGTGGCTCATGTGACATCTTCTGGCAGTAAGTCCATCGGTTCGTGGGCGTAGTCGGGGTTGGTAACGCCAGCGACGCTGTCGGGGAGTACCGACCGCCAGTCATGCTTGCGGTGACGGGGATCGAAGCTCGCCGGGTCGTCGCGGACAAGGATGCTGCCGTCCGTGCCCGCCTCGCAGTCGATCACGGTTTCCAGCGTCACCAGGGAGTCTC comes from the Prauserella marina genome and includes:
- the cas6e gene encoding type I-E CRISPR-associated protein Cas6/Cse3/CasE; amino-acid sequence: MSHLTRYEFNTARRGTRWLLSSPQRLHAAVLSSFPSELTQSAEDGRILWRLDSRPHQTLLYMVSPHRPDLTHLVEETGWPRIREWETRDYDPLLTRLAPGQRWTFRLTANPAQSRRRSETASRSQRFGHVTVAQQTQWLLDRVQKHGFAVVEGKSKEPDVAVQGRHTWKFTRSGQTVTIATVVFEGTLEVTDPAALRFALINGIGPAKGYGCGLLTLAAAR